The stretch of DNA TTTGAGGTTGTGTcaaatgttaataaaaacagAACGTGATCATCTGCAAAACCCAAATAAGTGAGCGGCAAAAAGGACAGTGCCGCCCCTCCCACCATCCCCATCACACACTGTGCGTATAGGGCACCAAGGGGACACTTCATGCCATTTGGAGTGAATGTAGTTCACCACTATTGATCACAAGGAAGCAACTTAATAACTGAGAGTGTATTTTGCGACTGTCTCGTTTCAGTCACTACTACAGTaactctctcacaaacaaacatagatACCTAACcactgtgtgcatgcgtctCTATATTATTGGGTAACCTAcggtttgttaaaaaaaaaaaaactgacgaGTATACATTATACAACAGTTATTGTGTTGCTTCAATATATTTGAACTACTAACACATTAATGAATTGCTATGGCAATTGGCTATTATAGGGCTGCTCCTGCTCGATTATGAAAGATGTCATAATCATGATTATGTTGGTCTGCTCTGAGATCATGTTTATTTAACACAATTGctcaatgattttggaaactatTTGGCATTTTAGATAGGCCTATaattcaacaacaaaaaatcacaTCATGTAAACAGCAAAAAATAACTTTAAACTCTAGACGAAGTGAGGGCATTGTTGGCAGAAATCATTAGTATGCTGTTTCCATAATCATTGAAAGTCAGAAAAGATGATTAATCGATTGTCTTGCATATTTGTCTTATGCCACCACTGTtcggcacagtgtgtgtgtatacagtgccagaaagtcatcatacccttttgaaatagttactttttttgtcttacagcctgaaatcaaaacccattttaaaaacaatctttttcagttttattcacaaatttagttgtacaacatcaaaataattaaaagaaagtcaacagttctgaaaattaataaaaaaaataactagaataacagggttggaaaagtcatctgACTTAATGATTTgtatagcttccttttgctttcattacagccctcaatctgtttggatatgtctattatagctttgcacgcctagattggggaatatttgcccaatcttccgtgcagaattgttaaaattcagtcaaattctgtagggaatggcgacggactgctctcttcaagtcaatccacagattttctataggatttaagtcagggctctgactttgccactcagggctagtcaccatcctatccttaagccactactttgttcttttggcagtatgtttaggatcatttccgtgttggaaggcgaatgacctgcccatattcagctgtatagcagagggacgcaggttttcctcaatcatttgggagtacttggcagcatccattttccctcctatcctgaccaattgcccagtccccactgaagagaaacatccccacaacatagtgttgcccccaccatgcttcacactaggtatggtgtgttttgggtatgtttgggtgtgtatactgtggttggtaagcgcctggagctctgtccaaaaagttcaatcttagtctcatctgaccataaaagctttttccacatggtagcaaaatattccagatgtgtttttgcactgaactccaagcgctatgtttggtgaaaaccaaacacagtacaccactcaaaacacaccatacctagtgtgaagcatggttggggcaacattatgttgtggggatgtttctcttcagcagggactgggcaattggtcaggatagaagggaaaatcgatgctgccaagtacacccacattcttgaggaaaacctatGTCCCCCTGCTAGACAGCtaaagatgggcaggtcattcgccttccaacacgacaatgatcctaaacatactgccaaaagaacaaagcagtggcttaaggataggatggtgaacatccttgagtggcaaagtcagagccctgacttaaatcctcttgaaaatctgtggattgacttgaagagagcagtccatcgcagttccttacagaatttgactggatttgaacaattctgcacggaagattgggcaaatattccccaatctaggtgtgcaaagctataatagacatatccaaacagattgagggctgtaatgaaagcaaaaggaagctctacacagtattaagtcaggggtatgatgacttttccaaccctgttattctagtttttaattttttattaattttcagaacggttgacttttttttcattattttgatgttgtgcagctaaatttgtaaataaaacttgaaaagattgttttaaaaatgggttttgatttcaggctgtaagacaaaaaaagtaactatttcaaaagggtatgatgactttctataggcactgtatgtgtctCAGATGTAGACAGTGTTATTATGCCTTAAGCTGCAGCAGTGGATATAACATGCATCAAGCCCTTTACTCGTGtgcagaggtgtaaaagtccggcttcagGAAACAGAACTCATTGCCGCAGTTCTTTTCCAACTATTCACTtaataaagctgattctaattagcacaatttTTAAGCCAAGTAGGTCAGCTAATTGCTGAAATCATGCATTAAGCgtacaggtagaaccaataaaTGGCAGGATTTCTACTTTCAGAAGTCAGACTTTTACATCTCTGCCCATGTTGTGTTCCACTTCCACCACATGCCTATTCACAAAGCCATGTCAGCAAGTTGTCATGTGCAAATGTCTCTATGCTTCAGAAGCCAAGCTAATATGTCCTCTCGAATATAGTGCAAAATATTGAGAGGTAACCTACACATAACATAGAACCTCACAAGTGAACGGCTCAGGAAAAGTCTACAACAGCAGCACCTAATGGTAGGGATGAGAACTAGCACAAATGCACCTGTACTGCATGCACCATACATTTTCAAATATTCATACGTTACTAGTCGAGGACCTTAAGATACATTTTCATGTAAGTGCAATATTGCTTTACACCACAAATGAGATTTGGATAATTGTGTTTTCTCCTCATCTATTCTATATTTATGAAGGAAGCCATCCAATTCTGTGACATGATATATGCACTTTCCCAAGAACAGTACATCTCTGGAATGACAAAGTGACAGTTTATGAAAAAATACTTTAATTCCATCATTTTCCCAGGTCTGGAAAATGGTATTTCACAATTGCATGACTTTTCAGTTTCCCATGACTGTGGGGACCCTATGTACAAAGTAGCCTCATCCCTTCCCTTACTACTTCTTCCTTACATGAATGTAGCTCTTTATTATGCACCTATAAGGAGCTGCAATGCAGGAGTATGTTAGCCTGACTCAGACTGCACGCATCTCAATTTATTTTCCCTTCAGTACTCTGTCTGGAATACCTTGGGTTCTTCTCATtagtctttttatctatcctcccttcctttcttcctcggtcctccggctggttcccactgatctagataaagaatgatggggcagcaacaatgataagtctatccagtgttctttacagatcagtgggaacaagcaggaggatcgaggagagaggttgagaaggggccctTGATTCACTTTGGCTTCCTGAGAGCGATTACATTTCAATTTCAAGTCCATCACTATCGTTGTGTCCACTGTGGTTAACATGTCATTACCAAACTTAAGTTATTGAATTCCCAAAAATTTCGTACAGGCAagtgtccacaaaccaggaaataaacgtttacccatggatctaggccagactctctgcaaagTCAGTCATGGTTTCCCAGTCTAGGAATATGTAACGCTCACACTTCACTTTCCCACACTATTCCATAGGCTTTAATCACAAACTGTTTATAGAGGAGTGGTTCTTTTAAAACAAGGTTTCATGTTAACTAAGAGAAAATACAAATCTGCCATTCTATTAAAATTATTTATTGATATTTGGTCAGTACATgaaaagggttgaaatcagaaTAAAGATGAATTTAGAGCACTTGAAAAcatcaaaaaaaaaggaaaaaaaaaaagaaaataaactacACACGTCAAACAAAAATGCCGAAGGCAGGAAGGGGAACGTCACAAAGAAGAGTTAAGAGTCAACTCCTTGAAACTGAGACACATCCAGAACAGGGCTACTGCAGACCAGACCCAGTGGTCTCATGACTTTATTGAACTTTACAGTGAAATAATGCAAAGTGATATCACTTCTTAGTGAGCCAATGAGGTGAATAAAACCAGTGATCAAATATCCTTGTTTTGAGACaacagaagaggaaaaaaaaaaaaaaaagtttaaaatcaAAGCACTTCAGCTTCACGAACTGAATTATCCTTCCACAACTGTAGTCAacagaagcaaaacaaaataaaaataaaaaaaagattaagaaaagaaaaaagaaaaaaaaagcacaaggtTGGACAAACATCTCTCAGCCACTGGCGCCATCACGTGTTGATTTTAATCTGTCTTTTAAGTataaaaaaagaacatcaaTGACAACTGAAGAACGTTACAAAACAGACCCTGTGGAGGAGTTAGTGGTCACCGCGGCGCTGGCGGTTGCCGTGGCAGCGGCGGCTGCTGTGGAGTCCAGGCCATTCTGTGCGGTATGCCGTGACCCAGCAGTCCTGTTGCCCTTGGCGGCGACGACGACGAtggcagcagcggcagcctcGTGCGAGTCGGCGTTGGAGTCTGTGTCGATGGAGTGCTGGGTGGCAGAGGCCTCGCTACCCGTCGGGGAGTCCACGCTCTCGTAACCCACGCTCAGCTGCCGCTCAAACCTGTCCCCGCCCCCCTGGCTCACCGCCTCCTCCGAGTGGTTGGACAGCTTCGAGCCTTCCCCTTGCGCGGGGCTGGACGCGGACGGCGAAGGCGGGAAGTCTTCCTCCACGCTGCTGCCTTCCCGGTACAGCCCTGATGCGCCGGCGCCGGCGCCGCCGCCTCTCTGGGCTCCGCTGCTCCCGTTGGTGGGCCCGTTGGCCACTCGCCCGCTGCCGCAGTCCTTCCCGGCGGCGGCGCTGATTCCGAAGGTCGGCCCGGGCTCAGACGGGGCGCCGGGCTCGGAgcaggtggagggggaggagggggcagtccTGCTGGAACCGGCGCTGGCGGGGACAGGCcctgtggcggcggcggtggcgttcGGAGGCGGCGGCTGCTGTGAGAGCTGCTGCCGCGTGTCcttcagctgctgctgcagtgtcaGGATGGTGCTCTGCattccctccacctcctcatccAGCTGGATGATGAAGTCGTTCAGctctgagagggagggagagtgagagtgagagcgagcaAGAGCGAAAGACAGACATGGGTCAGACAACAACTAAGAAAAGCCTCCACATTACTGTTCACAACCGCATGGCCTCTGCAATCTGATGTGCCTATACTTCTATGGTGACGGCACACCAGTACAGTATAGGCACATCAGTACAGACCTTAGATGATAAAGCTTTCAGTTGCCAATTACTGTACAAGTTCACATGCACCTGTTACATAGGCACCCAAGGACACACTGCACGGGGAGGAGCGGAGATGAGTAATGGAACAAAAGCAGCGGCTGATGCAATGAAGGCAGCAAGAAAAACAATATCCTCTAACAGTCCATTAAGACAACAGCCATGACTTGGATGGTTTAGCATCGCAGGTAACAcagcggaggaagaggaaatgggAGAGGTTCCTCACCGTCCTGGCTGCTCTTTAGCTCCTCACTGTACTTCTTCTGCAGGGCGAGCTCGGCCTCCAGCTGGGCGATGCGACCCTGGGACAGCTGCCTGCCCAGCTCCTGGTTCTCCTGGATCAGCATGCGACACTTGCCCATCAGCTTCTTACCCGTCTGGCTGCAAAGGAGAGAGGCCTGACATCACGAGGTGAACACAGGGAGGGAcacaggtaggtaggtaggcagGCTGGCCCACTGGTCTCGCGTGTGGACTGGACACAACACAGCACCGAACCGAACCAGTCCAGCCAGGCCTGTGGAAATCCACCTACGGAACGCTTCctgttagctcagaaccagaacccaccactgaaacataacaagtctccataacaaacacacacaagggaatcCTCCAAGGTCACCCAAAGTCCACTGTCCATTATCATTGCTGTGCAGTTGGTGACTACACCAAATATGTAGATGGTCTTGAGGTCCATTCAAATCCCTTCAAGGTTATATGGCCTGATCTACTTGTCCAAATAATTGGACTTGGAGAATCTCAAGATTTCTATAAATGCAACAGAACAGCACTAAactgacgatttgcatgacaaACATATACCAACTTCCCATCAAACTGACTAAGCAGAGATTCCTTTTATCAAGCTatggcaaaacaaaacaaaaaaaaagaaaaaaaaaaatcactgctGCCTCAACTCATAGGTTATCTTTCAGGAAGTCTCAGCTGTTATTTTTGTAAACTTCTGTCTCAAACTCAACTGGAAAGACTTTTGGAAAGTCTATATGACTGCACTTCACTACACATCCTCAGGCTATGAAAACACCTAGTATACATCATCCAGTGCAGTTGATGTGAAGTCAAAACATCTAGTAAACATCCAGTGCAGTCGAGTACCAACTAAACCACATGCTTGGAAGGCCCccaggactgtaggtgaacacaCCAATAGTATCCCATAATTTCCTCAGACCTATCCTCCACCAGCAAACGGACAACTCTGGCTCGGCTCAAACAAACAGGCCATGAGTGTGAATACATCAGGGCAACTCACATCTGTATCGCAATATGCAAGAAAATCAAAACCATTGGTAAATAGAtatgaaaacatgaaaacaatgATGTGCCTACACAGTTACTTTGCTCTGAATAACAGTACATGAGTACAGTAAAATTTCAAGAAACCCATCGAACCAAGCCAGATTTCCCCCCCAAAAGATATAAATTTGCAACACCAGACTATATCAGACCCCCTAATAACTGAAGTTATGGTTGAGAAACACGGATGAAATAAGCTCTGACTGTGTGCCGTTCAACAGAAAGTGTTAAAAAATTCAACCTGAAACCATATTTCTCCAAATGTtgacatttttctttctttcttttttgtttttgttaaaaaaaataggaCAAACTCAGCACTTGTCTTGAATTCATTTCACAATACTTAGACCACATTACTCTATATGATCCCTTACATCAAGACACTTTCTGTTGGTGTGTGATCACATTTAGGCAGATGACCCATGTCCAAACACATCTTTCCCACACAGCACATTTCATGTGAGAATGAAAACACTCAATACAGAAAAGATCTACCAGACCTTTACCTGCATTTTACCTGGAAATAAAATAACTTGTATTAGACATGAACAGATTGAATATCGAAACTGCACCCGAGGCTGACTAAGAGGATGGCAGAGAATTTGAGCTCATCAATCTTTTTGTCAAAGTTGGACTGGTTAAGATAACAGCAATAGCATAATCAATACAATTCCAGAACAGTAAACATTTCTTCAACTTCATACATTTGCATTCAATAATGAGAAACATATCTTTGCACATACAGCAGTGTAGAAGTCACTCAAAATTTGAGCTGGTTCAAAAATTATGCCGAGTATTAAACATgagaattattattttttttatctccttTAAAAGCCACCGCTGTACGTGAAAAGCACCTTTTAAAActccaacaaaaacaacaaaagaataaattcaacagaaacagaaacaaaaagataaaaagtaAGAGTTTGAAAAACACTACCGTTATGTTGCGTTAACCAAAGTCTTTGGCGACTGAAGGGTCTGGCTCCTCCCCCAAGAGTCTTACATCATTGTCTTTGGCTCCTCCCCAAATGCTTACATCACTCTTAGCTCCACCCCCCAGCACCCACAGTCTTGAATCACTGCATGAGCACCTCCCCTCTGTCTTACATCACTCTAGCGGAGAGTTACGTGGAAACGCTAGTGTCTTTCCCCGATGCTTAAAAGTCTCGTGACATTTGAGGGGGGTtgaagaggaacagagaggggcATATACATTCCACTGTCAACCATTTTAACAGGGATGTCTCTTTCTAAAAGAAAAAATTGTTCAATTGGTGGATCTTAAAGACTAAAGTTCTCGCACTGCAGCCTGGCCCATGTCTCGCCATGTCATGGCCACCACCTTGAGAGCTctcggtttgtttgtttgtttgtttgtttacaataCCAGCAAACTGTCTAGCATGGAacagtgggtgtgtgagggggcggGTGTGGGGCCACGTTCCCAAGGCGACCACCTCTTCAGGAAGTGTCCCGATTTTCCTCCTGGCCCCTGCAccagcaggggagagaggggggcagctGAAACAGAAGTCACCTGACCAAAGCTTTGCTTTTTCAGTGTAGCGTTCATGCTTACATTACAGTAGTAAATGTTCTAGCAGGACAAGTACAAGAGAAAATGTCTTTTgagtctgggttttttttttaaacgtgaGTCTCACTGGTGAAATATAGCATTGTCACAGCCACTTCCCCCACCATAAGTCTGCACTCCTGCAGAAGAGCGGGTGGGGGGTAAGTCTGGAAAAGTCTTGactgttttttgtctgtttgtttgcgcttttttttggaggggggagTTATTTTGGTTGTGTTTACCTATCAGGTGTAAATTTCCAGGCACTCAGTTCATTTTGGGCTTGCTCCAGTTTGTCTTTAGTCTGTTCCAGTTCGGCCTTCATTTTGAGGAAAATTAAGTTGATGGCTGGGTCGACCATGGTGGACCGGAGTTGGGCTGCGCTGGGTTGCTGCACTTGCTTCAGGTACTGGATCTGTGTCTGTGGGCCAAGGAGGAAACAGTTACTACATGAATAACAACTTTTAAATCTGAACAGCGCTACAGAAACCAACTAACACTACCACCACATGACATATGACTATGACTGATATTTTAAGATCCAGGGAGGAAACGATCAGATGAGCATGATTTTAAGAAAGTGTCATTGTCATGTATGAAATGCTAATATATATCTAACATAGTAGTATAATTACAGCATCTTATATGAATGAGAAACAACATTACAACCTATATGGTGAATAACTAAATTAGCATTCATGACAAACACATGAATGTTTACATTACTGACTCACTGCAACTCTACAGTTAGAAGTGACAGAGCTACCTACATGCATTTAGAAACTCAGCCATTCTTTTTAATGTGCAACATGTGCTAAAAAATCATTATGCAGAAGGACTCTGCAACAACAATGTGATATTTAAGACATAACAGGTTGAAGGAGCAACCATTTTACTCCCAGGATGATTGTCATGTTACTTATCTGAGACAGTAAAATCAACTCCAACTAACACCATAGACTGCCACCATGCCATCCTAAATGGAGGCCTTCGGTCCAAACTAGCAAATACTACTCAATCACGTTCACAATGCAAGTTTATTACTTCTTATTGCACTGCTCTACAGAAGGTTTGATCGCACCTCATGAGTTCTGACAGAGGGCAAGGTTCCTGGTGTGAAGAGGTAGCACAAAAGCTTTACATTACCCTCCACAGTGCAGTGTTATAGAACTATGAGGTCAACCTATTGCAGACTTCAATGACCAAATCCATAAGCTCTTCAAATCACACTAGAAAAAAACCCTGTTACCATGCAGACATTTGCTTCCCTTCACCCTTGAATGCTTGCTGCATTAAGTATATGTTTGCTTCAGATTCTTGGAGCGTCATCATGGCCCCTCTCCTACATATTTCCTCCATGATGTCAACTAGCCAAGTGGAGTCCTCCCATACACAGACCCAGAGGATTTGGGGTTCATGTTTGCTCTCAAGTCTTGGCCGTGAGAGTGGCAGAAGTCaatgctggggtggggtggagagtCGACTCGGCCTGCGTCCAATCCATGACTTGAGACAAACCAGACTGGCTTACTCCCTTGCTTGTGCCAGTGCAGTCAGAcctgatgtgtttgtatgtcaaaacacatcgggCCTTCAGGAACAGGACACAGTCCAGGAAGACACACTAGGGATAAGACTTTGTCTACAAGGAGCTAGCCAAGGACTGGACAGACTCTCCCAGGCGGTGGCATGAAGTCTCCTCATAATTTTAGTTTaggtatttagcagatgctttaaCCGAAGGAAACCAGCTGAATAGTTGATGAAATGAGAGTAATAATATTTACTCAATATTTATATGGGAAATTGGATTATTTTACTGAAGGGATTTTGATTTCATGAGATATCAGTGGTGGTGTCAAGTAGCTGAGCATTAAGCAAAAATGCATGTGATGTTTCATTACATTCTCAGCAACAAATCACACTATACTTTTCCTTCCTTGTTTGGCCCAGTGAAATCTCTTCAGGCTATGATGATATAAAGTGTTTGTTTCCATGGAACGGTCTAATCATTTTCAGATTAACTATGACCACTTATGGCTCTCATATAATACAACGGTCCATCGTATGGTCCAAGACTTGGCAATACATTCCTGTCCATATGTCCTGTCTCCAGATCTGTTTACACTAATTATTTGggctagtagtgtgtgtgtgtgtgtgtgtcccttcacGCTTATAGTTGCGTCTCATTGCAATTGCGTCCTGATCTCATACTTACTGTGCACTCTTGCATCTCCTGCTCCTTGGTGGCCAGCCTCATTACTAGAATGTTCTCCCTGCGCGCagactcctgctgctgctgcttcagctTCTCCTCAGACTCCTTCAGCCCTGTCACATCGTTAGCTGCAGAAAGTGTAAAATGTTCGGAGGCCATTAACTCAATTATGCAGACAGGAcaatacacataaacaccaaAGGCTTTATTCTGCACACAACAGGTGCATTGTGTAGTAACGTTACAAAATTCATTGTGACATGACAAGAATTTGCAGTGTGCTGCAGACTTACAGTTTAAATCAGCATATTTTGCTTCGAGGACCTGGACATAAGCGTCATGCTGTTTCCACCTATGAACAAAAATATGGAAACAATTAAAATGTGATCAAGTGCTGTGCTGCAACTTTGGTGAAATATAGACTGATAAGGGTAGAATAAACGTAGGGATCAAAAGCTTACCTTGCACACAATTCTTCTCTGGTCAGGGTCTTCAAATCAGATTCACTAAGGCGAACCTAAATggtacacacaaccacaacatttcagtaaacAAACCGAAAGTGGAAATTTAGAGAGAGGGGAAACATCAGTTAACATGGCAGACACTCGTACCTTCTTCGGGAGAGGTTCCTCATTAGTCATTCTGACGCctagaaagagaaaaggggagatgTGTGAATTAAAATGTACCCAATGTGATGCATCATTATATTTTCGCCATGCACACCATCCCTACTACGAGAGACAACACTCGTTTTCGCGGTTTCCGACTGTGTCCGGCCTTCAGGCACGTGGTGGCTACAATCATTCTGTTGCTAATACTTGCATACAAATTGGCCTTTCATTACGCAATATGTTTGTTAGGTGCATTTTACATCCTGGTAAAGAACCAACGAATTTGAATAATTGTGTCCCAGCGCGACTTTCTGGAGAGGTTGACAAATGCCAAGTTGGCTAACACTTGCTAGCTTCCTTCCACCCTTTCAAAAACAACGTGAGAAAGCAACCCGGTTAACTAAGGTTAACGTTATGTCTAGGTAACATTACTGCAACATTGGCCTTCTGCACCTTCACATCGCCTCACTTACCATGAAAATACAACACTTACGTTATACAACATGACGTTAAATGTTCGCAAAATGCAGTTGATGTAACTTAACGTTAACTGTAACGTAAACGTTATCTATGTCCAACGTTAGCACTACTATAGTTATGCTATCGCTGACTATAACTTAGGAGTCGACATGACTCCCCCATCTGTTGCATTAGCAATGCAATAACATCCCTGGTCTAATAATGAACATTAACGTATAGCTGCTACTGATTCAACAATATTTTTTCGCAGCGAGACGAACCCAGCCCAAAGCGTGAGTTGTTAGCGTTAACTCGCTAGCTGCTAACATTAGCCATTACGAGTTGGAACTAGCGCCGTGCATTGCTCCACAAG from Sardina pilchardus chromosome 12, fSarPil1.1, whole genome shotgun sequence encodes:
- the wtap gene encoding pre-mRNA-splicing regulator WTAP gives rise to the protein MTNEEPLPKKVRLSESDLKTLTREELCARWKQHDAYVQVLEAKYADLNSNDVTGLKESEEKLKQQQQESARRENILVMRLATKEQEMQECTTQIQYLKQVQQPSAAQLRSTMVDPAINLIFLKMKAELEQTKDKLEQAQNELSAWKFTPDSQTGKKLMGKCRMLIQENQELGRQLSQGRIAQLEAELALQKKYSEELKSSQDELNDFIIQLDEEVEGMQSTILTLQQQLKDTRQQLSQQPPPPNATAAATGPVPASAGSSRTAPSSPSTCSEPGAPSEPGPTFGISAAAGKDCGSGRVANGPTNGSSGAQRGGGAGAGASGLYREGSSVEEDFPPSPSASSPAQGEGSKLSNHSEEAVSQGGGDRFERQLSVGYESVDSPTGSEASATQHSIDTDSNADSHEAAAAAIVVVAAKGNRTAGSRHTAQNGLDSTAAAAATATASAAVTTNSSTGSVL